The Hippoglossus hippoglossus isolate fHipHip1 chromosome 19, fHipHip1.pri, whole genome shotgun sequence genome has a segment encoding these proteins:
- the mybpc2b gene encoding myosin binding protein Cb isoform X9, giving the protein MPEPVPAAKPEGEELPPADGDSEADGDEPGSTELTGLFLEKPPNEVHAVAGGDFTLIARVDSTTLTRKPTMKWLKGKWLDLGSKAGKHMQFKETYDRNTKIYTYEMKIIKVVAGDAGGYRCEVTSKDKCDSSIFEVTVESAHQEEQQGDILSAFKRTDAGEDDGNLDFSALLKATKRKKRPEKEEPAIDVWELLQSAHPSEYEKIAFEYGITDLRGMLKRLKKMKVVEPKHSEAFLTRMESCYSVEKGKKIVLKCEVIDPNVQVKWLKNGQEIKPSAKYVMEANGNMRTLTINRTTLADDAAYECVVGEDKCFTEVFVKEPPVTITKLMDDYHVVVGERVEFEVEVSEEGAHVMWFFEDIELHKDKDSKYRFKKDGRKHTLIIHEATLNDIGMYHAWTNGGHTKGELEVEEKELEVLQDIADLTVRATDQAMFKCEVSDDKVTGKWFKDGVEVLPSERIKMTHIGRFHRLIIEDVKPDDAGDYTFVPDGYALSLSAKLNFLEIKIDYVPRQDPPKIHLDTTGNMVSQNTIIVVAGNKLRLDVEISGEPAPTVVWSKGDKPITENQGRVRVEARKDLSCFVIEGAEREDEGNYTICVTNPAGEDKAMLFVKIVDVPDPPENVKCTAVGEDCGTIVWDPPVFDGGVIVKGYLMERKKKGSSRWTKLNFDVYESTTYEAKRMIEGVLYEMRVFAVNSIGLSPPSLSSKPFMPIAPTSEPTRLTVYDTTNNSCTLKWLIPEKIGAGGLDGYIIEYCKEGDTEWVVANKELCERQGYVVRGLPMGEKINFRVWAVNIAGRSAPATLQQPVTIHEIVEHPKIRLPRELRTKYIRKVGEKLNLTIPFQGKPRPIATWYKDGQPVDDKMVSVRNSNVDTILFIRSAEREHSGTYELVLQIENLEDRASILIRIVDKPGPPINVRVMDVWGFNAALEWEPPKDNGNCEISGYTIQKADMKTKEWFTVYEHNRRPSCTASDLIMGNEYMFRVYSENLCGKSEEVRFSKNTANIAKTGLEIKRNPYKEMDMACMPKFTQPLIDRAVVAGYSTAISCAVRGYPKPKIVWMKNKMIIGGDPKYLMQNNQGVLTLNIRKPSAFDGGKYSCMAVNDLGKDEVECRLDVKAFVEQEKK; this is encoded by the exons ATGCCTGAGCCAGTCCCTGCAG cTAAACCGGAGGGGGAAG AACTACCCCCTGCAGATGGAG ATTCAGAAGCTGATGGGGATG AGCCTGGGTCAACCGAGCTCACCGGGCTCTTCCTTGAGAAACCTCCGAATGAGGTCCACGCCGTTGCAG GAGGGGACTTCACTCTCATCGCTCGGGTGGACTCGACCACCCTGACGAGAAAACCCACCATGAAGTGGCTGAAGGGCAAGTGGCTGGACCTTGGCAGCAAGGCCGGGAAACATATGCAGTTTAAAGAAACCTATGACAGAAACAccaag ATCTACACTTATGAGATGAAGATCATCAAAGTGGTCGCTGGGGATGCTGGAGGCTACAGGTGCGAGGTGACGTCCAAAGACAAGTGTGACAGCTCCATCTTTGAAGTGACCGTTGAGT CTGCACatcaggaggagcagcagggggATATTTTGTCTGCCTTCAAGAGAAC GGATGCTGGAGAGGATGACGGAAATCTGGACTTCAGTGCTCTGCTCAAAGCCACCAAGAG GAAGAAGAGGCCAGAAAAAGAGGAACCAGCGATAGATGTGTGGGAATTGCTCCAGAGTGCCCATCCAAGCGAGTACGAGAAAATCGCCTTTGAGTATGGCATCACTGACCTGAGGGGCATGCTGAAACGTCTGAAAAAGATGAAGGTGGTCGAGCCCAAGCACAGCGAGG CTTTCCTGACAAGGATGGAGTCTTGCTACTCGGTGGAAAAGGGCAAGAAGATTGTCCTGAAGTGCGAGGTTATCGATCCCAACGTCCAGGTCAAATGGTTGAAGAATGGCCAGGAGATCAAACCCTCAGCCAA GTATGTCATGGAGGCCAACGGCAACATGAGAACCCTCACTATCAACAGGACGACCCTGGCCGATGATGCTGCGTATGAATGTGTGGTGGGAGAAGACAAGTGTTTCACTGAGGTGTTTGTCAAAG AGCCCCCTGTGACCATCACCAAGCTGATGGATGACTATCATGTGGTCgtgggagagagagtggagttTGAGGTCGAAGTGTCGGAGGAGGGCGCCCACGTCATGTG GTTTTTTGAGGATATAGAgcttcacaaagacaaagactcCAAGTATCGCTTCAAGAAGGACGGAAGGAAGCACACGCTCATCATCCACGAGGCGACACTGAATGACATCGGAATGTACCATGCCTGGACAAACGGGGGGCACACCAAAGGAGAGCTGGAAGTGGAAG agaaagagctggaggtgCTGCAGGACATCGCTGATCTGACAGTGAGGGCGACAGACCAGGCCATGTTCAAGTGTGAAGTGTCCGACGACAAGGTCACAGGAAAGTGGTTTAAAGATGGCGTGGAGGTTTTGCCAAGCGAACGCATCAAAATGACTCACATTGGAAG GTTCCACCGGCTGATTATTGAGGATGTGAAGCCGGACGATGCCGGAGACTACACGTTTGTTCCTGATGGATACGCTCTGTCACTTTCTGCCAAACTCAACTTCTTGG AAATTAAGATCGACTATGTGCCTAGACAAG ATCCTCCAAAGATCCACCTGGACACCACTGGAAACATGGTCTCCCAGAACACTATCATTGTGGTGGCGGGCAACAAGCTGCGACTGGATGTGGAGATCTCAGGAGAACCAGCACCCACTGTTGTTTGGTCCAAAGGAGATAAG CCAATCACAGAAAATCAAGGCCGTGTGAGGGTGGAGGCCAGGAAAGACCTGAGCTGCTTCGTCATTGAGGGAgcggagagggaggatgagggCAACTACACCATCTGTGTCACTAACCCCGCCGGAGAGGACAAGGCTATGCTGTTTGTGAAGATCGTGG ATGTGCCCGACCCCCCTGAGAATGTCAAATGCACAGCCGTGGGAGAGGACTGCGGCACCATCGTCTGGGACCCCCCTGTATTTGATGGCGGTGTCATAGTCAAAG GTTATCTcatggagaggaagaagaagggcTCCTCCAGATGGACAAAACTCAACTTCGACGTTTACGAATCGACCACATACGAAGCTAAGAGGATGATTGAAGGCGTCCTGTACGAGATGAGGGTGTTCGCCGTCAACAGCATCGGCTTGTCTCCGCCGAGCCTCAGCTCCAAACCCTTCATGCCCATTG cCCCGACCAGTGAGCCGACGCGCCTGACAGTGTACGATACGACGAACAACTCATGCACGCTGAAGTGGCTCATCCCGGAGAAGATTGGAGCTGGAGGCCTGGATGGTTACATTATTGAATACTGCAAGGAAGGAG ACACTGAGTGGGTGGTGGCCAACAAGGAACTTTGTGAGAGACAGGGATACGTGGTGCGTGGCCTCCCCATGGGAGAGAAGATCAACTTCAGGGTGTGGGCTGTAAACATCGCTGGACGCAGTGCCCCTGCTACACTGCAGCAGCCTGTCACCATCCACGAGATCGTTG AACATCCAAAGATCCGCCTTCCTCGTGAACTAAGAACAAAGTACATCAGAAAAGTAGGAGAAAAGCTCAACCTGACCATCCCCTTCCAG GGTAAACCACGTCCCATCGCGACCTGGTACAAAGATGGTCAACCCGTGGACGACAAGATGGTCAGCGTGCGTAACTCAAACGTGGACACCATCCTGTTCATCCgctcagcagagagagagcactcTGGAACATATGAGCTGGTTCTACAGATTGAGAACCTGGAGGACAGGGCCTCCATCCTCATCCGGATTGTTG ACAAGCCTGGGCCTCCAATAAACGTGAGGGTGATGGACGTCTGGGGCTTCAATGCGGCGCTGGAGTGGGAGCCCCCGAAGGACAATGGCAACTGTGAGATCTCCGGATATACCATCCAGAAGGCGGACATGAAGACcaag GAATGGTTCACCGTGTATGAACACAACAGACGGCCAAGCTGCACTGCCTCAGATCTGATCATGGGCAATGAATACATGTTCCGCGTCTACAGTGAAAACCTCTGTGGCAAGAGCGAGGAGGTGCGCTTCAGCAAGAACACGGCAAACATCGCCAAGACAG GCCTGGAAATCAAACGAAACCCCTACAAGGAGATGGACATGGCCTGTATGCCCAAGTTCACACAGCCCTTAATCGACAGAGCTGTGGTTGCCGGTTACAGCACCGCCATCAGCTGCGCCGTCAGAGGCTACCCCAAG CCTAAGATTGTCTGGATGAAGAACAAAATGATCATCGGCGGGGATCCCAAGTACTTGATGCAGAACAACCAAGGAGTGCTGACCCTGAACATTCGCAAGCCAAGCGCCTTTGACGGCGGCAAATACTCCTGCATGGCTGTCAATGACCTGGGCAAGGACGAGGTGGAGTGCAGACTGGACGTCAAAG CTTTCGTAGAACAGGAGAAGAAGTGA
- the mybpc2b gene encoding myosin binding protein Cb isoform X5, whose amino-acid sequence MPEPVPAAKPEGEAPEAPAEEATPQPDENELPPADGDSEADGDEPGSTELTGLFLEKPPNEVHAVAGGDFTLIARVDSTTLTRKPTMKWLKGKWLDLGSKAGKHMQFKETYDRNTKIYTYEMKIIKVVAGDAGGYRCEVTSKDKCDSSIFEVTVESAHQEEQQGDILSAFKRTDAGEDDGNLDFSALLKATKRKKRPEKEEPAIDVWELLQSAHPSEYEKIAFEYGITDLRGMLKRLKKMKVVEPKHSEAFLTRMESCYSVEKGKKIVLKCEVIDPNVQVKWLKNGQEIKPSAKYVMEANGNMRTLTINRTTLADDAAYECVVGEDKCFTEVFVKEPPVTITKLMDDYHVVVGERVEFEVEVSEEGAHVMWFFEDIELHKDKDSKYRFKKDGRKHTLIIHEATLNDIGMYHAWTNGGHTKGELEVEEKELEVLQDIADLTVRATDQAMFKCEVSDDKVTGKWFKDGVEVLPSERIKMTHIGRFHRLIIEDVKPDDAGDYTFVPDGYALSLSAKLNFLEIKIDYVPRQDPPKIHLDTTGNMVSQNTIIVVAGNKLRLDVEISGEPAPTVVWSKGDKPITENQGRVRVEARKDLSCFVIEGAEREDEGNYTICVTNPAGEDKAMLFVKIVDVPDPPENVKCTAVGEDCGTIVWDPPVFDGGVIVKGYLMERKKKGSSRWTKLNFDVYESTTYEAKRMIEGVLYEMRVFAVNSIGLSPPSLSSKPFMPIAPTSEPTRLTVYDTTNNSCTLKWLIPEKIGAGGLDGYIIEYCKEGDTEWVVANKELCERQGYVVRGLPMGEKINFRVWAVNIAGRSAPATLQQPVTIHEIVEHPKIRLPRELRTKYIRKVGEKLNLTIPFQGKPRPIATWYKDGQPVDDKMVSVRNSNVDTILFIRSAEREHSGTYELVLQIENLEDRASILIRIVDKPGPPINVRVMDVWGFNAALEWEPPKDNGNCEISGYTIQKADMKTKEWFTVYEHNRRPSCTASDLIMGNEYMFRVYSENLCGKSEEVRFSKNTANIAKTGLEIKRNPYKEMDMACMPKFTQPLIDRAVVAGYSTAISCAVRGYPKPKIVWMKNKMIIGGDPKYLMQNNQGVLTLNIRKPSAFDGGKYSCMAVNDLGKDEVECRLDVKAFVEQEKK is encoded by the exons ATGCCTGAGCCAGTCCCTGCAG cTAAACCGGAGGGGGAAG CCCCAGAGGCACCAGCTGAAGAGG CCACACCGCAGCCAGATGAAAATG AACTACCCCCTGCAGATGGAG ATTCAGAAGCTGATGGGGATG AGCCTGGGTCAACCGAGCTCACCGGGCTCTTCCTTGAGAAACCTCCGAATGAGGTCCACGCCGTTGCAG GAGGGGACTTCACTCTCATCGCTCGGGTGGACTCGACCACCCTGACGAGAAAACCCACCATGAAGTGGCTGAAGGGCAAGTGGCTGGACCTTGGCAGCAAGGCCGGGAAACATATGCAGTTTAAAGAAACCTATGACAGAAACAccaag ATCTACACTTATGAGATGAAGATCATCAAAGTGGTCGCTGGGGATGCTGGAGGCTACAGGTGCGAGGTGACGTCCAAAGACAAGTGTGACAGCTCCATCTTTGAAGTGACCGTTGAGT CTGCACatcaggaggagcagcagggggATATTTTGTCTGCCTTCAAGAGAAC GGATGCTGGAGAGGATGACGGAAATCTGGACTTCAGTGCTCTGCTCAAAGCCACCAAGAG GAAGAAGAGGCCAGAAAAAGAGGAACCAGCGATAGATGTGTGGGAATTGCTCCAGAGTGCCCATCCAAGCGAGTACGAGAAAATCGCCTTTGAGTATGGCATCACTGACCTGAGGGGCATGCTGAAACGTCTGAAAAAGATGAAGGTGGTCGAGCCCAAGCACAGCGAGG CTTTCCTGACAAGGATGGAGTCTTGCTACTCGGTGGAAAAGGGCAAGAAGATTGTCCTGAAGTGCGAGGTTATCGATCCCAACGTCCAGGTCAAATGGTTGAAGAATGGCCAGGAGATCAAACCCTCAGCCAA GTATGTCATGGAGGCCAACGGCAACATGAGAACCCTCACTATCAACAGGACGACCCTGGCCGATGATGCTGCGTATGAATGTGTGGTGGGAGAAGACAAGTGTTTCACTGAGGTGTTTGTCAAAG AGCCCCCTGTGACCATCACCAAGCTGATGGATGACTATCATGTGGTCgtgggagagagagtggagttTGAGGTCGAAGTGTCGGAGGAGGGCGCCCACGTCATGTG GTTTTTTGAGGATATAGAgcttcacaaagacaaagactcCAAGTATCGCTTCAAGAAGGACGGAAGGAAGCACACGCTCATCATCCACGAGGCGACACTGAATGACATCGGAATGTACCATGCCTGGACAAACGGGGGGCACACCAAAGGAGAGCTGGAAGTGGAAG agaaagagctggaggtgCTGCAGGACATCGCTGATCTGACAGTGAGGGCGACAGACCAGGCCATGTTCAAGTGTGAAGTGTCCGACGACAAGGTCACAGGAAAGTGGTTTAAAGATGGCGTGGAGGTTTTGCCAAGCGAACGCATCAAAATGACTCACATTGGAAG GTTCCACCGGCTGATTATTGAGGATGTGAAGCCGGACGATGCCGGAGACTACACGTTTGTTCCTGATGGATACGCTCTGTCACTTTCTGCCAAACTCAACTTCTTGG AAATTAAGATCGACTATGTGCCTAGACAAG ATCCTCCAAAGATCCACCTGGACACCACTGGAAACATGGTCTCCCAGAACACTATCATTGTGGTGGCGGGCAACAAGCTGCGACTGGATGTGGAGATCTCAGGAGAACCAGCACCCACTGTTGTTTGGTCCAAAGGAGATAAG CCAATCACAGAAAATCAAGGCCGTGTGAGGGTGGAGGCCAGGAAAGACCTGAGCTGCTTCGTCATTGAGGGAgcggagagggaggatgagggCAACTACACCATCTGTGTCACTAACCCCGCCGGAGAGGACAAGGCTATGCTGTTTGTGAAGATCGTGG ATGTGCCCGACCCCCCTGAGAATGTCAAATGCACAGCCGTGGGAGAGGACTGCGGCACCATCGTCTGGGACCCCCCTGTATTTGATGGCGGTGTCATAGTCAAAG GTTATCTcatggagaggaagaagaagggcTCCTCCAGATGGACAAAACTCAACTTCGACGTTTACGAATCGACCACATACGAAGCTAAGAGGATGATTGAAGGCGTCCTGTACGAGATGAGGGTGTTCGCCGTCAACAGCATCGGCTTGTCTCCGCCGAGCCTCAGCTCCAAACCCTTCATGCCCATTG cCCCGACCAGTGAGCCGACGCGCCTGACAGTGTACGATACGACGAACAACTCATGCACGCTGAAGTGGCTCATCCCGGAGAAGATTGGAGCTGGAGGCCTGGATGGTTACATTATTGAATACTGCAAGGAAGGAG ACACTGAGTGGGTGGTGGCCAACAAGGAACTTTGTGAGAGACAGGGATACGTGGTGCGTGGCCTCCCCATGGGAGAGAAGATCAACTTCAGGGTGTGGGCTGTAAACATCGCTGGACGCAGTGCCCCTGCTACACTGCAGCAGCCTGTCACCATCCACGAGATCGTTG AACATCCAAAGATCCGCCTTCCTCGTGAACTAAGAACAAAGTACATCAGAAAAGTAGGAGAAAAGCTCAACCTGACCATCCCCTTCCAG GGTAAACCACGTCCCATCGCGACCTGGTACAAAGATGGTCAACCCGTGGACGACAAGATGGTCAGCGTGCGTAACTCAAACGTGGACACCATCCTGTTCATCCgctcagcagagagagagcactcTGGAACATATGAGCTGGTTCTACAGATTGAGAACCTGGAGGACAGGGCCTCCATCCTCATCCGGATTGTTG ACAAGCCTGGGCCTCCAATAAACGTGAGGGTGATGGACGTCTGGGGCTTCAATGCGGCGCTGGAGTGGGAGCCCCCGAAGGACAATGGCAACTGTGAGATCTCCGGATATACCATCCAGAAGGCGGACATGAAGACcaag GAATGGTTCACCGTGTATGAACACAACAGACGGCCAAGCTGCACTGCCTCAGATCTGATCATGGGCAATGAATACATGTTCCGCGTCTACAGTGAAAACCTCTGTGGCAAGAGCGAGGAGGTGCGCTTCAGCAAGAACACGGCAAACATCGCCAAGACAG GCCTGGAAATCAAACGAAACCCCTACAAGGAGATGGACATGGCCTGTATGCCCAAGTTCACACAGCCCTTAATCGACAGAGCTGTGGTTGCCGGTTACAGCACCGCCATCAGCTGCGCCGTCAGAGGCTACCCCAAG CCTAAGATTGTCTGGATGAAGAACAAAATGATCATCGGCGGGGATCCCAAGTACTTGATGCAGAACAACCAAGGAGTGCTGACCCTGAACATTCGCAAGCCAAGCGCCTTTGACGGCGGCAAATACTCCTGCATGGCTGTCAATGACCTGGGCAAGGACGAGGTGGAGTGCAGACTGGACGTCAAAG CTTTCGTAGAACAGGAGAAGAAGTGA
- the mybpc2b gene encoding myosin binding protein Cb isoform X6 translates to MPEPVPAAKPEGEAPEAPAEEATPQPDENELPPADGEPGSTELTGLFLEKPPNEVHAVAGGDFTLIARVDSTTLTRKPTMKWLKGKWLDLGSKAGKHMQFKETYDRNTKIYTYEMKIIKVVAGDAGGYRCEVTSKDKCDSSIFEVTVESAHQEEQQGDILSAFKRTDAGEDDGNLDFSALLKATKRKKRPEKEEPAIDVWELLQSAHPSEYEKIAFEYGITDLRGMLKRLKKMKVVEPKHSEAFLTRMESCYSVEKGKKIVLKCEVIDPNVQVKWLKNGQEIKPSAKYVMEANGNMRTLTINRTTLADDAAYECVVGEDKCFTEVFVKEPPVTITKLMDDYHVVVGERVEFEVEVSEEGAHVMWFFEDIELHKDKDSKYRFKKDGRKHTLIIHEATLNDIGMYHAWTNGGHTKGELEVEEKELEVLQDIADLTVRATDQAMFKCEVSDDKVTGKWFKDGVEVLPSERIKMTHIGRFHRLIIEDVKPDDAGDYTFVPDGYALSLSAKLNFLEIKIDYVPRQDPPKIHLDTTGNMVSQNTIIVVAGNKLRLDVEISGEPAPTVVWSKGDKPITENQGRVRVEARKDLSCFVIEGAEREDEGNYTICVTNPAGEDKAMLFVKIVDVPDPPENVKCTAVGEDCGTIVWDPPVFDGGVIVKGYLMERKKKGSSRWTKLNFDVYESTTYEAKRMIEGVLYEMRVFAVNSIGLSPPSLSSKPFMPIAPTSEPTRLTVYDTTNNSCTLKWLIPEKIGAGGLDGYIIEYCKEGDTEWVVANKELCERQGYVVRGLPMGEKINFRVWAVNIAGRSAPATLQQPVTIHEIVEHPKIRLPRELRTKYIRKVGEKLNLTIPFQGKPRPIATWYKDGQPVDDKMVSVRNSNVDTILFIRSAEREHSGTYELVLQIENLEDRASILIRIVDKPGPPINVRVMDVWGFNAALEWEPPKDNGNCEISGYTIQKADMKTKEWFTVYEHNRRPSCTASDLIMGNEYMFRVYSENLCGKSEEVRFSKNTANIAKTGLEIKRNPYKEMDMACMPKFTQPLIDRAVVAGYSTAISCAVRGYPKPKIVWMKNKMIIGGDPKYLMQNNQGVLTLNIRKPSAFDGGKYSCMAVNDLGKDEVECRLDVKAFVEQEKK, encoded by the exons ATGCCTGAGCCAGTCCCTGCAG cTAAACCGGAGGGGGAAG CCCCAGAGGCACCAGCTGAAGAGG CCACACCGCAGCCAGATGAAAATG AACTACCCCCTGCAGATGGAG AGCCTGGGTCAACCGAGCTCACCGGGCTCTTCCTTGAGAAACCTCCGAATGAGGTCCACGCCGTTGCAG GAGGGGACTTCACTCTCATCGCTCGGGTGGACTCGACCACCCTGACGAGAAAACCCACCATGAAGTGGCTGAAGGGCAAGTGGCTGGACCTTGGCAGCAAGGCCGGGAAACATATGCAGTTTAAAGAAACCTATGACAGAAACAccaag ATCTACACTTATGAGATGAAGATCATCAAAGTGGTCGCTGGGGATGCTGGAGGCTACAGGTGCGAGGTGACGTCCAAAGACAAGTGTGACAGCTCCATCTTTGAAGTGACCGTTGAGT CTGCACatcaggaggagcagcagggggATATTTTGTCTGCCTTCAAGAGAAC GGATGCTGGAGAGGATGACGGAAATCTGGACTTCAGTGCTCTGCTCAAAGCCACCAAGAG GAAGAAGAGGCCAGAAAAAGAGGAACCAGCGATAGATGTGTGGGAATTGCTCCAGAGTGCCCATCCAAGCGAGTACGAGAAAATCGCCTTTGAGTATGGCATCACTGACCTGAGGGGCATGCTGAAACGTCTGAAAAAGATGAAGGTGGTCGAGCCCAAGCACAGCGAGG CTTTCCTGACAAGGATGGAGTCTTGCTACTCGGTGGAAAAGGGCAAGAAGATTGTCCTGAAGTGCGAGGTTATCGATCCCAACGTCCAGGTCAAATGGTTGAAGAATGGCCAGGAGATCAAACCCTCAGCCAA GTATGTCATGGAGGCCAACGGCAACATGAGAACCCTCACTATCAACAGGACGACCCTGGCCGATGATGCTGCGTATGAATGTGTGGTGGGAGAAGACAAGTGTTTCACTGAGGTGTTTGTCAAAG AGCCCCCTGTGACCATCACCAAGCTGATGGATGACTATCATGTGGTCgtgggagagagagtggagttTGAGGTCGAAGTGTCGGAGGAGGGCGCCCACGTCATGTG GTTTTTTGAGGATATAGAgcttcacaaagacaaagactcCAAGTATCGCTTCAAGAAGGACGGAAGGAAGCACACGCTCATCATCCACGAGGCGACACTGAATGACATCGGAATGTACCATGCCTGGACAAACGGGGGGCACACCAAAGGAGAGCTGGAAGTGGAAG agaaagagctggaggtgCTGCAGGACATCGCTGATCTGACAGTGAGGGCGACAGACCAGGCCATGTTCAAGTGTGAAGTGTCCGACGACAAGGTCACAGGAAAGTGGTTTAAAGATGGCGTGGAGGTTTTGCCAAGCGAACGCATCAAAATGACTCACATTGGAAG GTTCCACCGGCTGATTATTGAGGATGTGAAGCCGGACGATGCCGGAGACTACACGTTTGTTCCTGATGGATACGCTCTGTCACTTTCTGCCAAACTCAACTTCTTGG AAATTAAGATCGACTATGTGCCTAGACAAG ATCCTCCAAAGATCCACCTGGACACCACTGGAAACATGGTCTCCCAGAACACTATCATTGTGGTGGCGGGCAACAAGCTGCGACTGGATGTGGAGATCTCAGGAGAACCAGCACCCACTGTTGTTTGGTCCAAAGGAGATAAG CCAATCACAGAAAATCAAGGCCGTGTGAGGGTGGAGGCCAGGAAAGACCTGAGCTGCTTCGTCATTGAGGGAgcggagagggaggatgagggCAACTACACCATCTGTGTCACTAACCCCGCCGGAGAGGACAAGGCTATGCTGTTTGTGAAGATCGTGG ATGTGCCCGACCCCCCTGAGAATGTCAAATGCACAGCCGTGGGAGAGGACTGCGGCACCATCGTCTGGGACCCCCCTGTATTTGATGGCGGTGTCATAGTCAAAG GTTATCTcatggagaggaagaagaagggcTCCTCCAGATGGACAAAACTCAACTTCGACGTTTACGAATCGACCACATACGAAGCTAAGAGGATGATTGAAGGCGTCCTGTACGAGATGAGGGTGTTCGCCGTCAACAGCATCGGCTTGTCTCCGCCGAGCCTCAGCTCCAAACCCTTCATGCCCATTG cCCCGACCAGTGAGCCGACGCGCCTGACAGTGTACGATACGACGAACAACTCATGCACGCTGAAGTGGCTCATCCCGGAGAAGATTGGAGCTGGAGGCCTGGATGGTTACATTATTGAATACTGCAAGGAAGGAG ACACTGAGTGGGTGGTGGCCAACAAGGAACTTTGTGAGAGACAGGGATACGTGGTGCGTGGCCTCCCCATGGGAGAGAAGATCAACTTCAGGGTGTGGGCTGTAAACATCGCTGGACGCAGTGCCCCTGCTACACTGCAGCAGCCTGTCACCATCCACGAGATCGTTG AACATCCAAAGATCCGCCTTCCTCGTGAACTAAGAACAAAGTACATCAGAAAAGTAGGAGAAAAGCTCAACCTGACCATCCCCTTCCAG GGTAAACCACGTCCCATCGCGACCTGGTACAAAGATGGTCAACCCGTGGACGACAAGATGGTCAGCGTGCGTAACTCAAACGTGGACACCATCCTGTTCATCCgctcagcagagagagagcactcTGGAACATATGAGCTGGTTCTACAGATTGAGAACCTGGAGGACAGGGCCTCCATCCTCATCCGGATTGTTG ACAAGCCTGGGCCTCCAATAAACGTGAGGGTGATGGACGTCTGGGGCTTCAATGCGGCGCTGGAGTGGGAGCCCCCGAAGGACAATGGCAACTGTGAGATCTCCGGATATACCATCCAGAAGGCGGACATGAAGACcaag GAATGGTTCACCGTGTATGAACACAACAGACGGCCAAGCTGCACTGCCTCAGATCTGATCATGGGCAATGAATACATGTTCCGCGTCTACAGTGAAAACCTCTGTGGCAAGAGCGAGGAGGTGCGCTTCAGCAAGAACACGGCAAACATCGCCAAGACAG GCCTGGAAATCAAACGAAACCCCTACAAGGAGATGGACATGGCCTGTATGCCCAAGTTCACACAGCCCTTAATCGACAGAGCTGTGGTTGCCGGTTACAGCACCGCCATCAGCTGCGCCGTCAGAGGCTACCCCAAG CCTAAGATTGTCTGGATGAAGAACAAAATGATCATCGGCGGGGATCCCAAGTACTTGATGCAGAACAACCAAGGAGTGCTGACCCTGAACATTCGCAAGCCAAGCGCCTTTGACGGCGGCAAATACTCCTGCATGGCTGTCAATGACCTGGGCAAGGACGAGGTGGAGTGCAGACTGGACGTCAAAG CTTTCGTAGAACAGGAGAAGAAGTGA